One Campylobacter concisus DNA window includes the following coding sequences:
- a CDS encoding bifunctional aconitate hydratase 2/2-methylisocitrate dehydratase — MSFFTDYEKHVSEREKEGVPPLALNAKQTSEICELIKLAGNSSGDEKVQNELNFLINLLTNRVNPGVDDAAKIKAEFLGEVIEGLKIDGLDAVRAIKILGKMLGGYNVEILVRALKNSDDVIAQAAANELKNIILVHEHFDEIAKLASSNKFAKEVLVSWANAEWFAHKKPLDECIKAVVFKVPGETNTDDLSPASEAYTRADIPLHAKAMLVKKMPEGLEILKELKSLGKSVAYVGDVVGTGSSRKSGINSIQWHLGDEIEGVPNKKTGGIVIGTTIAPIFFNTAEDSGALPIVANVNELEMGDEIEIYPFKGEIYKLAGNEKKLVANFKLSPNTLSDEIRAGGRIPLMIGRQVTKKAREALGLGEEQIFIKPDQQKELGGGYTLAQKMVGKACGKAGVRAGAYVEPEILTVGSQDTTGPMTRDEIKELASLSFGADFVLQSFCHTAAYPKPSDLEMQKSLPKFMTLRGGVSLRPGDGVIHSWLNRMVLPDTVGTGGDSHTRFPIGISFPAGSGLVAFAAVLGMMPLNMPESVLIKFKGELKEGVTLRDLVNAIPYFAIKKGLLSVEKKNKKNIFAGKILEIEGLESLKVEQAFELSDASAERSAAACVVNLSVDSVAEYVRSNVALIEAMIKAGYESRETLARRKEKMQKWLENPTLLRADKDARYAEILEIDLSKIDEPILACPNDPDDVATLSEILADNKRAHSIDEVFVGSCMTNIGHYRALARILERESKLTTRLWIAPPTKMDKKTLEDEGVYEIFRRLEARTEVPGCSLCMGNQARVNDNAVVFSTSTRNFDNRMGMGAKVYLGSAELAAVCALLGRLPSVSEYKKIVRDSLSLNKDQIYKYLNFNEISEFSI, encoded by the coding sequence ATGAGCTTTTTTACCGACTACGAAAAACACGTGAGTGAGCGAGAAAAAGAGGGCGTGCCGCCGCTTGCGCTAAACGCCAAGCAAACAAGCGAAATTTGCGAGCTTATAAAACTTGCTGGCAACTCTAGCGGCGATGAGAAGGTGCAAAACGAGCTAAATTTTCTTATAAATTTGCTCACAAATCGCGTAAATCCTGGCGTTGATGACGCGGCAAAGATAAAGGCAGAATTTCTTGGCGAGGTGATAGAAGGACTTAAGATAGACGGGCTTGATGCAGTTCGTGCCATTAAAATTTTAGGCAAGATGCTTGGCGGATACAACGTAGAAATTTTGGTGCGAGCGCTAAAAAATAGTGATGATGTTATCGCACAAGCCGCCGCAAATGAGCTAAAAAATATCATTTTGGTGCATGAGCATTTTGATGAGATCGCAAAGCTAGCAAGCAGCAATAAATTTGCAAAAGAGGTGCTTGTTTCTTGGGCAAATGCCGAGTGGTTTGCACATAAAAAGCCACTTGATGAGTGCATAAAGGCAGTGGTTTTTAAGGTGCCTGGCGAGACAAATACAGATGATCTAAGCCCTGCAAGCGAAGCCTATACAAGGGCTGACATACCGCTTCACGCAAAAGCGATGCTTGTTAAAAAGATGCCTGAGGGGCTAGAAATCCTAAAAGAGCTAAAAAGCCTTGGCAAGAGCGTGGCGTATGTTGGCGACGTGGTCGGCACTGGTAGCAGCAGAAAGAGCGGTATAAACTCGATCCAGTGGCACTTGGGTGATGAGATAGAGGGCGTGCCAAATAAAAAAACCGGTGGCATCGTGATCGGCACGACCATAGCTCCGATATTTTTTAACACCGCTGAAGATAGCGGCGCGCTCCCGATAGTTGCAAACGTAAATGAGCTAGAAATGGGCGATGAGATAGAGATTTATCCATTTAAAGGCGAAATTTATAAGCTAGCAGGCAATGAAAAAAAGCTCGTGGCAAATTTTAAACTAAGCCCAAACACCCTAAGTGACGAGATAAGAGCAGGCGGCAGGATACCTTTGATGATAGGTAGGCAAGTCACCAAAAAGGCTAGAGAGGCCTTGGGGCTTGGCGAGGAGCAAATTTTCATAAAGCCAGATCAGCAAAAAGAGCTAGGTGGTGGCTATACGCTCGCTCAAAAGATGGTCGGCAAGGCTTGTGGCAAGGCTGGCGTGAGAGCTGGGGCCTACGTGGAGCCTGAAATTTTGACCGTTGGCTCGCAAGACACCACTGGGCCTATGACTAGAGATGAGATAAAAGAGCTTGCTAGCCTTAGTTTTGGGGCGGATTTTGTCTTGCAAAGCTTTTGTCACACGGCTGCTTATCCAAAGCCAAGCGACCTTGAGATGCAAAAGAGCTTGCCTAAATTTATGACGCTTCGTGGTGGAGTTAGCCTAAGGCCAGGTGATGGCGTCATCCACTCGTGGCTAAACCGCATGGTCTTGCCTGACACGGTGGGCACTGGCGGCGATAGTCACACGAGATTTCCTATTGGCATTAGCTTTCCAGCAGGCAGCGGCCTAGTGGCGTTTGCGGCGGTGCTTGGTATGATGCCGCTAAATATGCCAGAGTCAGTTTTGATCAAATTTAAAGGCGAGCTAAAAGAGGGCGTGACGCTTCGTGATCTTGTCAATGCGATACCTTATTTTGCTATCAAAAAAGGGCTTTTAAGCGTTGAAAAGAAAAACAAAAAGAACATTTTTGCGGGCAAAATTTTAGAGATTGAAGGGCTTGAGAGCCTAAAAGTAGAGCAGGCGTTTGAGCTAAGTGACGCTTCGGCTGAGCGCTCGGCGGCTGCTTGTGTGGTAAATTTAAGCGTTGATAGCGTTGCGGAGTACGTTCGCTCAAACGTTGCGCTAATTGAAGCAATGATAAAAGCTGGGTATGAGAGCCGTGAAACGCTTGCCAGGCGAAAAGAGAAGATGCAAAAATGGCTAGAAAACCCAACTCTTTTAAGAGCCGACAAGGACGCAAGATATGCTGAAATTTTAGAGATTGATTTATCCAAGATAGATGAGCCGATCCTCGCCTGTCCAAACGACCCAGACGACGTGGCTACGCTAAGTGAAATTTTAGCCGATAACAAAAGAGCGCATAGCATCGACGAGGTCTTTGTGGGTAGCTGTATGACAAATATTGGCCATTACAGGGCGCTTGCTAGAATTTTAGAGCGTGAGAGCAAGCTTACTACTAGGCTTTGGATCGCGCCGCCAACAAAAATGGATAAAAAGACGCTTGAAGATGAGGGCGTTTATGAGATATTTAGAAGGCTGGAGGCTAGGACAGAGGTGCCAGGCTGCTCGCTTTGCATGGGCAATCAAGCAAGAGTGAACGATAATGCCGTTGTTTTTTCGACCTCGACTAGAAATTTTGACAACAGAATGGGTATGGGCGCAAAGGTCTATCTAGGAAGTGCCGAGCTAGCCGCTGTATGCGCGCTACTAGGGCGTTTGCCAAGCGTTAGTGAGTATAAAAAAATAGTAAGAGATAGTCTTAGTTTAAACAAAGATCAAATTTATAAATACCTAAATTTTAATGAAATAAGCGAGTTTAGTATATAA
- a CDS encoding methylated-DNA--[protein]-cysteine S-methyltransferase, protein MSKAYLKSPIGILEIVSSENGICEINFVDKFEKVAVKDENLKLCLDELEAYFKGELKKFSVRLDVKTTKFRAKIYDVLQKVPYGETTTYAALALAAGHKNAYRAAGSANAKNPVPIIIPCHRVLSSSGLGGYSGGEGLPTKIWLLEHEAKHK, encoded by the coding sequence GTGTCAAAAGCCTACCTAAAATCGCCCATTGGAATTTTAGAGATCGTTTCTAGTGAAAATGGAATTTGTGAGATAAATTTTGTAGATAAATTTGAAAAAGTTGCGGTAAAAGATGAAAATTTAAAGCTTTGTTTGGATGAGCTAGAAGCCTATTTTAAGGGTGAGCTTAAAAAATTTAGCGTTAGACTTGATGTAAAAACGACCAAATTTAGAGCTAAAATTTATGATGTTTTGCAAAAAGTACCATACGGCGAGACGACCACATACGCTGCTCTTGCACTTGCTGCAGGCCACAAAAACGCTTACCGAGCAGCGGGCTCAGCAAATGCCAAAAACCCAGTGCCTATTATCATCCCCTGCCACAGGGTGCTATCCAGCAGTGGCCTTGGTGGCTACTCAGGCGGCGAGGGTCTGCCAACTAAAATTTGGCTACTAGAGCACGAAGCAAAGCATAAATAG
- a CDS encoding bifunctional 3,4-dihydroxy-2-butanone 4-phosphate synthase/GTP cyclohydrolase II has product MALENVLKAIEDIKNGKMVVMVDDEDRENEGDLVFSAASSDMQKVNFAITHAKGVLCLAMDEANAKRLDLPLMVAKNTSSHETAFTVTIDAKDATTGVSAYERDMTIRLAADASSKPEDFVRPGHIFPLIAKNGGVLVRTGHTEGSVDLCKLAGVAPMASICEIVKEDGTMARRDYLEEFCKKFGLNMISVSDLVEYRLSHESLIRVGEKSDVMIADCAAARYDITDHKGKIHSAYIFGEPKSKTNVKFQKIIADHELLSSPKYEELLKTIKFLSQNGGILIFLDSDNSNTSKDYGIGAQILNHFGVKEIELLSSNKNKEFVSLAGFGLNIVGYKEI; this is encoded by the coding sequence ATGGCACTTGAAAATGTATTAAAAGCGATTGAGGATATAAAAAATGGGAAAATGGTCGTAATGGTCGATGACGAGGACCGCGAAAACGAGGGCGATCTAGTCTTTTCAGCAGCTAGCAGCGACATGCAAAAGGTAAATTTTGCTATCACTCATGCAAAGGGCGTGCTCTGTCTTGCGATGGACGAGGCAAACGCCAAAAGGCTTGACTTGCCGCTAATGGTAGCCAAAAACACATCGAGCCACGAGACAGCTTTTACGGTTACGATCGACGCAAAAGACGCAACAACGGGCGTGAGCGCATACGAGCGCGATATGACGATCAGGCTTGCAGCTGATGCTAGCTCAAAGCCTGAAGACTTTGTGCGTCCAGGACACATCTTCCCGCTCATCGCCAAAAATGGCGGCGTACTAGTTCGCACAGGCCACACCGAGGGCTCGGTCGATCTTTGCAAGCTCGCTGGCGTTGCTCCGATGGCTTCGATATGTGAGATCGTAAAAGAAGATGGCACCATGGCAAGACGTGATTATTTAGAGGAGTTTTGCAAAAAATTTGGGCTAAATATGATCAGCGTTTCTGACTTGGTTGAGTATAGGCTAAGTCATGAAAGCCTCATAAGAGTTGGCGAAAAAAGTGACGTGATGATCGCAGACTGTGCTGCAGCAAGATACGATATCACCGATCACAAAGGCAAAATCCACTCAGCTTATATTTTTGGCGAGCCAAAGAGCAAGACAAATGTCAAATTTCAAAAGATCATAGCCGATCACGAGCTTTTGAGCAGTCCAAAATACGAAGAGCTTTTAAAAACTATCAAATTTCTAAGCCAAAATGGTGGAATTTTGATCTTTTTAGATAGTGACAACTCAAACACAAGCAAAGACTACGGCATCGGAGCGCAAATTTTAAATCACTTTGGCGTAAAAGAGATCGAGCTTTTAAGCTCAAATAAAAATAAAGAATTTGTAAGCTTAGCTGGTTTTGGGCTAAATATAGTCGGTTATAAGGAAATTTAA
- a CDS encoding methyl-accepting chemotaxis protein, producing MRSISNKIALTLIVLLSVCFAVMSAVSYFNAKDEVVKLISQNQDQILSDIKSVTQSFIDDYMEDSQKLANKLAGSIGREDEILARLKSTKENLKSIVIGAYFAAESNGYTYGSNGKTLTPEKDKYEPRGRGWYIAAKSSGKTIFTKPYIDMVAPEHDLCMTFSTPITEGGKLLGATFTDVNIRLLSKKLLKMGKTEFGYVYFMDKDGVILLHDDESLINSSVEATKTLAAKFASKDFDENGLISYKNAKNENVLAKILPINDDGWLAVAAINADTFTSQTMPLLKIQLILAVLFIVILSAFVYFLLKKSLNPIKTIQSKLDDLFKFVTYEAKAPSKLEVRSNDEFGEMSKAINENIDKVVAGIKKDSTMIDELNKVANLMIKGSLGAKIGSTPNNPSLNELKELLNKFFTSISANLKGITNVLSSYTKNDFTAKVEINEELEADLKAMILGVSNMGEVICTMLNSNLNDAKMLEEKATTLASAMKELTQGASTQASSLQESAAAVEQMSSSMNAISQKTADVIRQSDEIKNIITIIRDIADQTNLLALNAAIEAARAGEHGRGFAVVADEVRKLAERTQKSLGEIEANTNVLAQSINEMSESIKEQSEGINMINQSVAQIDHLTKENVVIANRANEVTSDVDNMAKTIVSEVRKNKF from the coding sequence ATGAGATCTATATCAAACAAGATCGCATTGACGCTTATTGTTCTTTTGAGTGTATGCTTTGCTGTGATGTCGGCTGTTAGCTACTTTAACGCAAAGGATGAGGTGGTGAAACTGATCAGCCAAAACCAAGATCAAATTCTATCTGACATAAAGTCTGTGACGCAAAGTTTTATTGATGACTACATGGAAGACTCGCAAAAGCTTGCAAACAAGCTAGCAGGTAGCATTGGTAGAGAAGATGAAATTCTTGCTCGTTTAAAATCTACAAAAGAAAATTTAAAATCAATAGTCATAGGTGCTTATTTTGCAGCAGAGAGCAACGGCTATACTTATGGCTCAAATGGTAAAACCTTAACCCCAGAAAAAGATAAATACGAACCAAGGGGCAGGGGCTGGTATATCGCCGCAAAAAGTAGTGGAAAAACTATCTTTACAAAGCCATATATAGACATGGTCGCTCCAGAGCACGATCTGTGCATGACTTTCTCTACACCGATAACGGAGGGCGGCAAGCTTTTAGGAGCTACATTTACTGATGTTAATATCAGGCTTTTAAGTAAAAAGCTTCTAAAGATGGGTAAAACCGAGTTTGGCTATGTTTATTTTATGGATAAAGATGGTGTTATCTTGTTACATGATGACGAAAGTCTTATAAATAGTTCTGTTGAAGCGACTAAGACCTTGGCTGCTAAATTTGCAAGTAAAGACTTTGATGAAAACGGACTAATCTCTTATAAAAATGCGAAAAATGAAAATGTCTTGGCTAAAATTTTGCCTATAAACGACGACGGCTGGCTCGCAGTTGCTGCGATAAATGCCGATACTTTCACGAGCCAGACTATGCCCCTCCTAAAGATCCAACTAATCCTAGCAGTGCTATTTATCGTTATCCTCTCAGCATTTGTCTATTTCTTACTTAAAAAGTCTCTTAACCCTATAAAAACTATCCAATCTAAGCTTGATGATCTATTTAAATTTGTAACTTACGAAGCAAAAGCACCAAGCAAGCTAGAGGTAAGATCAAATGATGAATTTGGTGAGATGAGTAAAGCTATAAATGAAAACATCGACAAAGTCGTAGCTGGCATCAAAAAAGATAGCACTATGATAGATGAGCTAAATAAGGTAGCAAATTTAATGATTAAAGGAAGCCTTGGAGCAAAGATAGGCTCAACTCCAAACAACCCATCGCTAAATGAGCTAAAAGAGCTACTAAATAAATTCTTTACATCTATCTCAGCAAATTTAAAGGGCATAACAAATGTTCTTAGCTCATATACTAAAAATGACTTTACTGCAAAGGTTGAGATAAACGAAGAGCTAGAGGCTGATCTAAAGGCTATGATACTTGGAGTATCTAATATGGGCGAGGTAATTTGCACTATGCTAAACTCAAATTTAAATGATGCCAAGATGCTTGAAGAAAAAGCTACAACCCTAGCTTCAGCTATGAAAGAGCTTACACAAGGTGCTAGCACACAAGCAAGCTCACTTCAAGAAAGTGCAGCTGCAGTTGAGCAAATGAGTAGCTCAATGAATGCCATCTCTCAAAAGACAGCTGATGTTATAAGACAATCAGATGAAATTAAAAACATCATAACTATCATTAGAGATATAGCAGATCAAACAAACCTTCTAGCTCTTAATGCTGCAATAGAAGCAGCACGTGCAGGAGAACATGGTAGAGGATTTGCAGTTGTTGCTGATGAAGTTAGAAAACTAGCTGAACGTACTCAAAAATCTCTTGGTGAGATAGAAGCAAATACAAATGTATTAGCTCAATCAATAAATGAGATGAGTGAATCAATCAAAGAGCAAAGTGAAGGAATAAATATGATAAATCAATCAGTTGCTCAAATAGATCACCTAACAAAAGAAAATGTTGTAATTGCCAATAGGGCTAATGAAGTAACAAGCGATGTTGATAACATGGCAAAGACTATAGTAAGTGAAGTAAGAAAGAATAAATTTTAA
- a CDS encoding CRISPR-associated endoribonuclease Cas6 encodes MIIINSRLPTQNLKIVKSLSRLIQGYIYSYLPKAEHDGYTHKESGKNFKRSNFDFNLNGLSLEIRFSSFVPEFEKTIAFAVLKDGLKLGNIYLVDTSVSVKEHRILQNEATFQGCVACSVVGLLGYKVHLEPQDSRHLEMMKTNALQRFETLMGYKYKGEFELNLLWQNLQKPLYFYYGNNNMPVKAWPAKWHIKARPELINLILDVGVGSGCMNCGLGFLEAVEEKQVE; translated from the coding sequence ATGATCATTATAAATTCACGCCTACCTACTCAAAATTTAAAAATAGTAAAGTCTTTATCCAGGCTCATACAAGGCTATATTTATAGCTATTTGCCAAAGGCTGAACATGACGGATACACACATAAAGAAAGCGGTAAAAATTTTAAAAGATCAAATTTTGATTTTAATCTAAATGGCTTAAGCTTAGAGATAAGATTTAGCTCGTTTGTGCCAGAATTTGAAAAAACGATCGCTTTTGCTGTGCTAAAAGATGGATTAAAACTTGGCAACATTTATTTAGTTGATACATCTGTGTCGGTAAAAGAGCATAGAATTTTACAAAATGAGGCTACTTTTCAGGGATGTGTTGCGTGTTCGGTCGTTGGACTTTTGGGATACAAAGTGCATCTTGAGCCGCAAGACTCTAGACATCTTGAAATGATGAAAACAAACGCGCTGCAAAGATTTGAAACACTTATGGGGTATAAATATAAGGGCGAATTTGAGCTAAATTTGCTTTGGCAAAATTTACAAAAGCCATTATATTTTTACTACGGTAACAACAATATGCCAGTCAAGGCATGGCCTGCAAAATGGCACATCAAAGCAAGGCCAGAGCTTATAAATTTGATCCTTGATGTGGGGGTTGGTAGTGGATGTATGAACTGCGGACTAGGGTTTTTAGAAGCAGTAGAAGAAAAGCAAGTTGAATAA